The following proteins are encoded in a genomic region of Micromonospora olivasterospora:
- a CDS encoding flavin reductase, producing the protein MRGRREHLPTRPTWRCLACGIAWPCSPAKLRLLGEYRGNRAALGIYLAGLMIEAVEQLAELDPAAPPADLTDRFLGWLRPRG; encoded by the coding sequence GTGAGGGGCCGTCGGGAGCACCTGCCGACCCGTCCCACCTGGCGCTGTCTGGCGTGCGGGATCGCCTGGCCCTGCTCGCCCGCGAAGCTGCGCCTCCTCGGCGAGTACCGGGGCAACCGTGCCGCCCTCGGCATCTACCTCGCCGGCCTGATGATCGAGGCCGTCGAGCAACTGGCCGAACTGGACCCGGCTGCGCCTCCGGCGGACCTGACGGACCGCTTCCTCGGCTGGCTCCGCCCGCGCGGGTGA
- a CDS encoding transposase family protein — translation MSHRICTGIPRRRLAKLIVELADPWTTQQESRLRERRGRDRIRAAGAGPDHDLTFTDRVIATLVVLRFQLPHAALALFYNVDRATITRAVDEIRPLPAARGFAVPGMPGVRLRTLADVFAYAAAQGVELQRRAVGAAQEPGSAVRHAEGDPRLDPGHQPAPVQGVSAQGTVPRTYQDQG, via the coding sequence TTGTCTCATCGTATCTGCACGGGGATTCCTCGCCGACGGCTGGCCAAGCTGATCGTCGAGTTGGCCGACCCATGGACCACGCAGCAGGAGTCAAGGCTGCGCGAACGCCGTGGTCGTGACCGCATCCGCGCTGCCGGCGCCGGCCCCGACCACGACCTGACCTTCACCGACCGGGTCATCGCCACCCTGGTCGTGCTGCGCTTCCAACTCCCGCACGCCGCCCTGGCCCTGTTCTACAACGTCGACCGCGCCACCATCACCCGAGCGGTGGACGAGATCCGTCCACTGCCGGCCGCTCGTGGGTTCGCGGTGCCCGGCATGCCCGGCGTACGGCTGCGCACCCTGGCCGACGTGTTCGCCTACGCCGCCGCGCAGGGCGTCGAGTTGCAAAGGCGCGCGGTGGGCGCTGCGCAAGAACCCGGGTCGGCTGTCCGACACGCAGAAGGCGACCCTCGCCTCGATCCAGGCCACCAACCGGCCCCTGTACAGGGCGTATCTGCTCAAGGAACAGTTCCGCGAACTTATCAAGATCAAGGGTGA
- a CDS encoding DUF5753 domain-containing protein, with amino-acid sequence MNRAVAEAMVATGHTAESLAEQVGVDPKTAARWANPGHVPQSRHRAKVAALLEREISDLWPDLLKRREPGWFRPWMEIEREAVSLRAFQLAWVPGILQTEAYARATVEGEGLSPERVDEVASARNARHAILRRQGGPLYIAVIDEGVLRRSAYGNRALMAEQLDFLVECAQLPAVQIHIVPSDVGMYPGLGGPFTIAEMPDGARVAYVDSQMTAQIFEQPAGIATLERRWERIRGESLPRGRSLDLLKEAARSWT; translated from the coding sequence ATGAACCGAGCTGTCGCCGAAGCCATGGTCGCCACCGGCCACACCGCCGAGAGTCTTGCAGAGCAGGTAGGGGTAGACCCCAAAACGGCTGCCCGCTGGGCAAATCCGGGACACGTCCCGCAGTCTCGGCACCGGGCGAAGGTCGCAGCGCTCCTCGAACGTGAAATCTCCGACCTCTGGCCGGACCTGCTGAAGCGACGCGAGCCCGGCTGGTTCCGCCCGTGGATGGAGATCGAACGCGAGGCCGTCAGCCTGCGGGCCTTCCAACTCGCGTGGGTGCCGGGCATCCTCCAGACCGAGGCGTATGCGCGGGCGACGGTCGAAGGTGAAGGCCTGTCACCGGAACGCGTCGACGAAGTGGCGTCAGCTCGCAACGCCAGGCATGCCATTCTGCGCCGCCAGGGCGGGCCCCTTTACATCGCAGTGATCGATGAAGGGGTTTTGCGCCGGAGCGCGTACGGTAACCGGGCCCTCATGGCTGAGCAACTCGACTTTCTCGTCGAGTGTGCGCAGCTCCCCGCCGTTCAGATACACATCGTGCCGTCCGATGTCGGCATGTACCCGGGCCTCGGCGGGCCGTTCACCATCGCGGAGATGCCCGACGGGGCGCGCGTAGCGTACGTGGACAGTCAGATGACGGCGCAGATCTTCGAGCAGCCGGCCGGCATTGCTACCCTAGAGCGACGCTGGGAACGCATCCGCGGCGAGTCCCTCCCCCGAGGGCGCTCCCTGGACCTTCTGAAAGAAGCGGCACGATCATGGACCTGA
- a CDS encoding helix-turn-helix domain-containing protein, with the protein MRVSRARLPLLWDDIGTLEMLAYRVRTVLGPLLEQTVRAVRAAGEGEAFDRFVAQTVPFVGKMAETADLMLAVVEAEKKFFLETETGKRTTVAMFSFMQAEFAAAAAMWFWNPVGAMAHLAEARTVIQVVLRSALVRSAASGTAMQMLFMPGSALLAQVSMMTDGLQSGVNWSAVGKQAAYAGAVALLSTVGGPALGKAAGAVAAAVGKLGLSDSTRMLLTDLLTRPVLETGTEGLFGIGASLMVDGYYDTGNLGADLLSGALSGAGGAAASGLGLVVRRAMNGPRVQMPRIDLTPDGKPVMPVAPPPVGGDTFTGYRAGVDDPKAVGAGGQAPPSTPPPPLPGLNLPAPKLLHLPAPRLDLSVPSWSVPSWSVPSLSVPAAPVPAWVVAAGGPVVERWYRFQQDLVDRYGGLLAGVARAGESMAALAVPVEGVFAGWVEARRGDRVVAGFLSAVGLPAAALTEGFLTGVRQRAVARMAEALAFPGGQVPAEVRAQQIVAGLPAEFDRQALRAIAHLAVQHHIDRYLAAGLPTGPGTPAGAGTSSGAGVPSAAAVEVVERETRNWVDRSLDAILGTSALPAVLPAVLPAVLPAVVAGPDAARVSAVADVVRQVVTDLPARFSAATIADITAPHVSPFPADAPVSWRTGAPAVSVTVEQHTAAAASLAEKQFTALAHRYGVDPAGHDTLAELFRGDWVDGYHQVLTQADGSTPGMPGTPDTASARSTEPGGAAFRVDATPIYASDTTPVSDVSAASDGVFGPDLGSRDTDSTGFGDSGSISGVSVLDEPVGAGSGGLGEPAVAATGSAGQRIHELASGGYGRASDAQLRRLAADLGIQTASPDGVLPRLFEVSRDIVMADTFSGVYFADPAAADPDAAAADRTAARALPRVRGWFTIAGHRNLAERLADDPVRQALFLRMLTASPAWRHAVAQARQRGGDAPDIMLVWCDAAWQAPGQATSFGEWLRTRLRARRLMSSTHEVDQIPGELRPHVDEPVRSVLFSDASVELFGPDLVEAVRTADIIDNGQEPGVRWPDQEDFAAAGGRHRWAGNTSHGQSPDPAQDGHPSAPGPASAAQWMRGPSRDPKAELPVPGPALGPDHPQGEDLSWLDDWDTLPMSGLAPASPADTGLPGPLDDWDALPMSGLAPASPADTGLPWLPWPLDDPDAPSASAWTAGPAASAWTAGWTEPGWPDPDIDVTTHGAAMSTDPSQPRDQAGDGSGNLGDWATWQGPDMDWQPSPAPSPAVTRTDAGTVHAGDTPHHPADEPPTTPASLHPDQPQPTAGSQWVRNQDDAQTLFNQHADHIATTTQQQEQLPKLWNALINHMGADGIITVTESALAAATSTPRQTVHYRIGVLRDSGLLQLVHEARRGVAARYRVSDPGQPPRPAGAPRPRPRQAPLPALPAGSQWVRNRDEAERLFDQHADHIATTTQQRVDQLLKLWNALIDRMDDNGIITASEPALAAETSTLQPTVHRRIVALRDRGLLQLVQESRGHGAARYRVSDPGQPRQASLPAPPEGSQWVRDPDGARRLFDQHADHIATTTRQRVDQLLKLWNVLIDRMDGDGIITATERALAAETSTPRQTVHNRIGALHDRGLLQLVQEAHGGGAARYRVSDPGRPGQASVPGPAPEPDRRPQGSEDLSWLDHGDTSPMSGLVPAPLAGTSLPGLLGDPDAPTASSWQAGRTEPGWPDLGIDVTAHGAGMSTDPGQSRDQAGDGSGNLGDWATWQGDPALDPFDPLHPAWVGPPTAMDTEPGPGPQPMDPTWPQAPTDPTSWSPPSGDQPSQSPGPQSIPPGPGVQDPAPQSPMSGLVPAPLAGTGLPGLPGLLGDPDAPTASSWQAGWTEPGWPDLGIDVTAHGAGMSTDAGQPRIDDQAGEGSGNPSDWATLQGPDMDWQPSPAVTRTDAGTLHAGDTPHHPADEPPTTAPLHPDQPQPQPTADSQWVRTPDDARALFDQHADIATTTQQREQLPKLWDALIDRMDGDGIITASEPALAKATVIPQRTVHKRIVALRDRGLLQLVQEAYGGGAARYRVSDPGQPRQASLPAPPEGSQWVRDRDEAERLFDQHADHIATTTRQRVDQLPKLWNALIDRMDGDGIITASEPAIAAATSIPASTVHNRIVALRDYGLLQLVQEAYGGGAARYRVSDPGQPGQASVPSPAPEPDRRPQGSEDLTAGSRWVRDRDEAERLFEQHVGHIATTTQQREQLPKLWNALIDRMDDDGIITASEPAIAAATSIPRTTVHDRIGALRDRGLLQLVQEGDGGGAARYGVSDPGEPRQASLPALPEGSQWVRNRNDAQTLFDQHVGHIATRKRQRDQLPKLWDALIDRMDGDGIITASEPAIAAATSIPPSTVHNRIVALRDRGLLQLVQEAHGGGAARYRVTDPGRPGQALVPGPAPEPDRRPQGSEDLSWLDHGDTLAPAPLAGTSLPGLPGPLDAPDAPPGRPGRRGGRTDPGWPDPDIDPGQSRIDDQAGDGGNPGAWATWQGPDMRFS; encoded by the coding sequence ATGAGGGTGTCCCGGGCGAGGTTGCCGTTGTTGTGGGATGACATCGGCACGCTGGAGATGCTGGCGTATCGGGTGCGTACGGTGCTGGGTCCGTTGCTGGAGCAGACGGTCAGGGCGGTCCGGGCGGCGGGGGAGGGTGAGGCCTTCGACCGGTTCGTGGCGCAGACCGTTCCGTTCGTGGGGAAGATGGCCGAGACGGCCGATCTGATGCTCGCCGTGGTGGAGGCGGAGAAGAAGTTCTTCCTGGAGACGGAGACCGGCAAGCGTACGACGGTGGCGATGTTCTCCTTCATGCAGGCCGAGTTCGCCGCCGCCGCCGCGATGTGGTTCTGGAATCCCGTGGGGGCGATGGCGCACCTGGCGGAGGCGCGGACGGTCATCCAGGTGGTCCTGCGTTCGGCGTTGGTGCGGTCGGCGGCGAGTGGCACGGCGATGCAGATGTTGTTCATGCCGGGTTCTGCCTTGTTGGCGCAGGTGTCGATGATGACCGATGGTTTGCAGTCGGGGGTGAACTGGTCGGCGGTCGGTAAGCAGGCGGCGTACGCGGGGGCGGTGGCGTTGCTGAGCACGGTGGGCGGGCCGGCGTTGGGCAAGGCCGCTGGCGCGGTCGCCGCCGCGGTCGGCAAACTCGGCCTGTCGGACAGCACCAGGATGCTGTTGACCGATCTGTTGACGCGGCCGGTGTTGGAGACCGGCACGGAGGGGCTGTTCGGTATCGGTGCCAGCCTGATGGTCGATGGGTACTACGACACCGGCAATCTCGGTGCCGATCTTCTGTCCGGGGCGCTGTCGGGGGCGGGCGGGGCGGCCGCGAGCGGCCTCGGGCTCGTCGTGAGGCGCGCCATGAATGGGCCCCGGGTTCAGATGCCTCGTATCGACCTCACGCCCGACGGGAAGCCGGTCATGCCGGTGGCGCCGCCACCGGTTGGTGGAGACACATTCACGGGGTACCGGGCTGGGGTCGATGATCCGAAGGCTGTGGGTGCCGGCGGGCAGGCCCCGCCGTCCACCCCGCCGCCGCCGCTGCCGGGGTTGAACCTGCCCGCGCCGAAGCTGCTGCACCTGCCCGCGCCGCGCCTGGACCTGTCGGTGCCGTCGTGGTCGGTGCCGTCGTGGTCGGTGCCGAGCCTGTCGGTGCCGGCTGCGCCGGTGCCGGCGTGGGTTGTGGCAGCGGGTGGGCCGGTGGTGGAGCGGTGGTATCGGTTCCAGCAGGATCTGGTGGATCGTTACGGTGGGTTGCTGGCCGGGGTGGCTCGGGCGGGCGAGAGCATGGCCGCGCTCGCCGTGCCGGTCGAGGGGGTTTTCGCCGGGTGGGTCGAGGCCCGGCGGGGTGATCGGGTTGTTGCGGGTTTCCTGTCCGCGGTCGGTCTGCCCGCTGCCGCGCTGACCGAGGGATTTTTGACGGGTGTTCGGCAGCGGGCGGTGGCCCGGATGGCCGAGGCGTTGGCGTTCCCGGGTGGGCAGGTCCCGGCCGAGGTACGGGCGCAGCAGATCGTCGCCGGGCTGCCGGCGGAGTTCGACCGGCAGGCGCTGCGCGCGATTGCGCACCTGGCCGTTCAACACCACATCGACCGGTACCTCGCCGCCGGCCTACCCACAGGCCCCGGCACGCCGGCAGGCGCTGGCACGTCGTCGGGCGCGGGCGTGCCGTCCGCCGCCGCGGTCGAGGTGGTCGAGAGGGAAACGCGGAACTGGGTGGACCGAAGCCTCGATGCGATCCTCGGCACCTCCGCGCTGCCCGCAGTGCTGCCCGCAGTGCTGCCCGCTGTGCTGCCCGCTGTGGTGGCCGGTCCCGACGCCGCGCGGGTCAGTGCCGTGGCGGACGTGGTCCGGCAGGTGGTCACCGACCTGCCCGCCCGTTTCTCGGCTGCGACCATTGCCGATATCACCGCACCGCACGTCAGCCCGTTCCCGGCGGACGCCCCGGTAAGCTGGCGTACCGGCGCGCCGGCAGTGTCGGTGACTGTCGAGCAGCACACCGCAGCCGCGGCCAGCCTGGCAGAAAAGCAGTTCACCGCCCTGGCCCACCGCTACGGTGTCGACCCGGCCGGTCACGACACCCTCGCCGAACTGTTCCGAGGGGACTGGGTGGATGGATACCATCAGGTGCTCACGCAGGCCGACGGCAGCACGCCCGGCATGCCGGGCACTCCGGACACGGCCAGCGCCCGCAGTACGGAGCCGGGCGGCGCTGCCTTCCGCGTTGACGCCACGCCGATCTACGCCAGCGACACGACCCCGGTCAGTGACGTGTCTGCCGCAAGCGATGGGGTGTTCGGCCCCGATCTCGGCTCCAGGGACACGGATTCGACCGGTTTCGGGGACTCGGGTTCGATCAGTGGTGTGTCGGTGCTGGACGAACCGGTCGGTGCCGGCTCTGGCGGTCTCGGCGAGCCGGCCGTCGCGGCTACCGGGTCGGCCGGGCAACGAATCCACGAGCTCGCCAGCGGCGGCTACGGCCGTGCCAGCGACGCTCAGCTGCGCCGCCTCGCCGCGGACCTCGGTATCCAGACGGCGTCGCCGGACGGGGTCCTGCCCCGACTGTTCGAGGTGTCCAGGGACATCGTCATGGCGGACACGTTCAGCGGGGTGTACTTCGCAGACCCGGCGGCGGCGGATCCGGACGCGGCGGCGGCGGACCGCACGGCGGCGCGGGCGCTGCCGCGGGTGCGGGGATGGTTCACCATCGCCGGGCACCGGAACCTGGCCGAGCGGCTGGCCGACGATCCGGTGCGCCAGGCCTTGTTCCTCCGGATGCTCACCGCCTCGCCCGCCTGGCGACACGCCGTCGCGCAGGCGCGGCAGCGCGGCGGCGACGCACCCGACATCATGCTGGTCTGGTGCGACGCGGCATGGCAGGCACCGGGACAGGCCACCTCCTTCGGTGAATGGCTGCGTACCCGGCTGCGCGCCCGGCGGCTGATGTCGTCCACGCACGAGGTGGACCAGATACCCGGCGAGTTGCGGCCACACGTGGACGAGCCGGTGCGGTCGGTGTTGTTCTCGGACGCCTCGGTGGAGTTGTTCGGACCGGATCTCGTGGAGGCGGTACGGACCGCGGACATCATCGACAACGGCCAGGAACCCGGCGTCCGCTGGCCGGACCAGGAGGACTTCGCCGCCGCTGGCGGCCGGCACCGGTGGGCCGGCAACACCTCCCACGGGCAGTCACCCGATCCAGCGCAAGACGGCCACCCGTCTGCTCCTGGCCCGGCGTCCGCGGCCCAGTGGATGCGGGGCCCGTCGCGGGATCCAAAGGCGGAATTGCCGGTGCCGGGCCCTGCCCTCGGACCGGACCACCCGCAGGGTGAGGACCTGTCCTGGCTGGACGACTGGGATACGCTGCCGATGTCCGGGCTGGCACCTGCCTCGCCGGCGGACACGGGGCTGCCCGGGCCGCTGGACGACTGGGATGCGCTGCCGATGTCCGGGCTGGCACCTGCCTCGCCGGCGGACACGGGGCTGCCCTGGCTGCCCTGGCCGCTGGACGACCCGGACGCCCCCAGCGCGTCGGCCTGGACGGCAGGGCCGGCCGCGTCGGCCTGGACGGCGGGGTGGACGGAACCGGGGTGGCCGGATCCCGACATTGATGTGACCACCCACGGTGCTGCGATGTCCACCGACCCCAGCCAGCCGCGCGATCAGGCCGGCGACGGCAGCGGGAACCTCGGCGACTGGGCCACCTGGCAGGGGCCGGACATGGACTGGCAACCATCCCCCGCGCCCTCCCCGGCGGTGACCCGCACCGACGCCGGCACTGTCCACGCCGGCGACACCCCCCATCACCCGGCCGACGAGCCACCCACCACCCCCGCCTCGCTGCACCCCGACCAACCCCAACCCACTGCGGGCAGCCAGTGGGTGCGCAACCAGGATGATGCCCAGACGCTGTTCAACCAGCACGCCGACCACATCGCCACCACAACACAGCAGCAGGAACAGCTGCCGAAGCTGTGGAACGCCCTGATCAACCATATGGGCGCCGACGGGATCATCACCGTCACCGAGTCAGCCCTCGCCGCAGCGACATCCACACCGCGGCAGACGGTGCATTACCGGATCGGGGTATTACGCGACAGTGGTCTGCTGCAGCTGGTCCACGAAGCACGCCGTGGTGTGGCGGCGCGGTACAGGGTGAGCGATCCGGGTCAGCCGCCTCGGCCGGCGGGAGCGCCCCGGCCACGGCCCCGGCAAGCACCGTTGCCGGCCCTTCCCGCGGGCAGCCAGTGGGTGCGCAACCGGGATGAGGCCGAGAGGCTGTTCGACCAGCACGCCGACCACATCGCCACCACAACGCAGCAGCGGGTGGATCAGCTGCTGAAGTTGTGGAACGCCCTGATCGACCGGATGGACGACAACGGGATCATCACCGCCAGCGAGCCAGCCCTCGCCGCGGAGACATCCACACTGCAGCCGACGGTGCATCGCCGGATCGTGGCATTGCGCGACCGTGGTCTGCTGCAGCTGGTCCAGGAAAGTCGCGGTCACGGGGCGGCGCGGTACAGGGTGAGCGATCCGGGTCAGCCCCGGCAAGCATCGTTGCCGGCCCCTCCCGAGGGCAGCCAGTGGGTGCGCGACCCGGACGGGGCCCGGAGGCTGTTCGACCAGCACGCCGACCACATCGCCACCACAACACGGCAGCGGGTGGATCAGCTGCTGAAGTTGTGGAACGTCCTGATCGACCGCATGGACGGCGACGGGATCATCACCGCCACCGAGCGAGCCCTCGCCGCGGAGACATCCACACCGCGGCAGACGGTGCATAACCGGATCGGGGCATTGCACGACCGTGGTCTGCTGCAGCTGGTCCAGGAAGCACACGGTGGCGGGGCGGCGCGGTACAGGGTGAGCGATCCGGGTCGGCCTGGGCAAGCATCGGTGCCGGGCCCTGCCCCCGAACCGGACCGCCGCCCGCAGGGTAGTGAGGACCTGTCCTGGCTGGACCACGGGGATACGTCGCCGATGTCCGGGCTGGTACCTGCCCCGCTGGCGGGCACGAGCCTGCCCGGGCTGCTGGGCGACCCGGACGCCCCCACCGCGTCGTCCTGGCAGGCGGGGCGGACGGAACCGGGGTGGCCGGATCTCGGCATTGATGTGACCGCCCACGGTGCTGGGATGTCCACCGATCCCGGCCAGTCGCGCGATCAGGCCGGCGACGGCAGCGGGAACCTCGGCGACTGGGCCACCTGGCAGGGGGACCCAGCCCTCGATCCGTTTGATCCGCTCCATCCGGCGTGGGTCGGCCCGCCCACGGCCATGGACACGGAACCCGGCCCCGGGCCGCAACCGATGGATCCGACCTGGCCGCAGGCCCCGACCGACCCGACATCGTGGTCGCCGCCCAGCGGCGACCAGCCCAGCCAGTCCCCAGGGCCTCAGTCGATCCCGCCCGGACCGGGCGTACAGGATCCGGCACCTCAGTCGCCGATGTCCGGGCTGGTACCTGCCCCGCTGGCGGGCACGGGGCTGCCCGGGCTGCCCGGGCTGCTGGGCGACCCGGACGCCCCCACCGCGTCGTCCTGGCAGGCGGGGTGGACGGAACCGGGGTGGCCGGATCTCGGCATTGATGTGACCGCCCACGGTGCTGGGATGTCCACCGATGCCGGCCAGCCGCGCATCGACGATCAGGCCGGCGAGGGCAGCGGGAACCCCAGCGACTGGGCCACCTTGCAGGGGCCGGACATGGACTGGCAACCATCCCCAGCGGTGACCCGCACCGACGCCGGCACTCTCCACGCCGGCGACACCCCCCATCACCCGGCCGACGAGCCACCCACCACCGCCCCACTGCACCCCGACCAACCCCAACCCCAACCCACCGCGGACAGCCAGTGGGTGCGCACCCCGGATGATGCCCGGGCGCTGTTCGACCAGCACGCCGACATCGCCACCACAACGCAGCAGCGGGAACAGCTGCCGAAGTTGTGGGACGCCCTGATCGACCGGATGGACGGCGACGGGATCATCACCGCCAGCGAGCCAGCCCTCGCCAAGGCGACAGTCATACCGCAGCGGACGGTGCATAAACGGATCGTGGCATTGCGCGACCGTGGTCTGCTGCAGCTGGTCCAGGAAGCATACGGTGGCGGGGCGGCGCGGTACAGGGTGAGCGATCCGGGTCAGCCCCGGCAAGCATCGTTGCCGGCCCCTCCCGAGGGCAGCCAGTGGGTACGCGACCGGGATGAGGCCGAGAGGCTGTTCGACCAGCACGCCGACCACATCGCCACCACAACACGGCAGCGGGTGGATCAGCTGCCGAAGTTGTGGAACGCCCTGATCGACCGGATGGACGGCGACGGGATCATCACCGCCAGCGAGCCAGCCATCGCCGCGGCGACATCCATACCGGCGTCGACGGTGCATAACCGGATCGTGGCATTGCGCGACTATGGTCTGCTGCAACTGGTCCAGGAAGCATACGGTGGCGGGGCGGCGCGGTACAGGGTGAGCGATCCGGGTCAGCCTGGGCAAGCATCGGTGCCGAGCCCTGCCCCCGAACCGGACCGCCGCCCGCAGGGTAGTGAGGACCTCACTGCGGGCAGCCGGTGGGTGCGCGACCGGGATGAGGCCGAGAGGCTGTTCGAGCAGCACGTCGGCCACATCGCCACCACAACGCAGCAACGGGAACAGCTGCCGAAGTTGTGGAACGCCCTGATCGACCGTATGGACGACGACGGGATCATCACCGCCAGCGAGCCAGCCATCGCCGCGGCGACATCCATACCGCGGACGACAGTGCATGACCGGATCGGGGCATTGCGCGACCGTGGTCTGCTGCAGTTGGTCCAGGAAGGTGACGGTGGCGGGGCGGCGCGGTACGGGGTGAGCGATCCGGGTGAGCCCCGGCAAGCATCGTTGCCGGCCCTTCCCGAGGGCAGCCAGTGGGTACGCAACCGGAATGATGCCCAGACGCTGTTCGACCAGCACGTCGGCCACATCGCCACCAGAAAACGGCAGCGGGATCAGCTGCCGAAGTTGTGGGACGCCCTGATCGACCGGATGGACGGCGACGGGATCATCACCGCCAGCGAGCCAGCCATCGCCGCGGCGACATCCATACCGCCGTCGACGGTGCATAACCGGATCGTGGCATTGCGCGACCGTGGTCTGCTGCAGCTGGTCCAGGAAGCACACGGTGGCGGGGCGGCGCGGTACAGGGTGACCGATCCGGGTCGGCCTGGGCAAGCATTGGTGCCGGGCCCTGCCCCCGAACCGGACCGCCGCCCGCAGGGTAGTGAGGACCTGTCCTGGCTGGACCACGGGGATACGTTGGCACCTGCCCCGCTGGCGGGCACGAGCCTGCCCGGGCTACCCGGGCCGCTGGACGCCCCGGACGCCCCACCGGGTCGTCCTGGCAGGCGGGGTGGACGGACGGACCCGGGGTGGCCCGATCCCGACATTGACCCCGGCCAGTCGCGCATCGACGATCAGGCCGGCGACGGCGGGAACCCCGGGGCCTGGGCCACCTGGCAGGGGCCGGACATGAGGTTTTCCTAA
- a CDS encoding transposase has product MSDTQKATLASIQATNRPLYRAYLLKEQFRELIKIKGEDGKLLLAAWLRWAARSKIPAMAKVAKKIRRHLPELHNTLDSGLSNARVEATNTHLRVLTRRAYGYHSPDALIAIADLTRGGLCPPLPGR; this is encoded by the coding sequence CTGTCCGACACGCAGAAGGCGACCCTCGCCTCGATCCAGGCCACCAACCGGCCCCTGTACAGGGCGTATCTGCTCAAGGAACAGTTCCGCGAACTTATCAAGATCAAGGGTGAGGACGGCAAGCTGCTACTGGCCGCCTGGTTGCGATGGGCCGCCCGGTCGAAGATCCCCGCAATGGCGAAGGTCGCGAAGAAGATCCGCCGCCACCTACCCGAGCTACACAACACCCTCGACAGCGGACTGTCCAACGCGCGGGTCGAGGCGACCAACACCCACCTGCGCGTCCTGACCCGACGCGCCTACGGCTACCACAGCCCCGACGCGCTCATCGCCATCGCCGACCTCACCCGAGGCGGCCTATGCCCACCCCTACCCGGCCGATGA
- a CDS encoding DUF397 domain-containing protein: MDLSDARWRKSTKSGNNQGDCVEVADNLPGVVLVRDSKNRDGGALTFTPASWRGFVDLAKKIGPLG; encoded by the coding sequence ATGGACCTGAGTGACGCCCGGTGGCGCAAGAGCACGAAAAGCGGGAACAACCAGGGCGACTGCGTCGAGGTGGCCGACAACCTGCCCGGCGTCGTCCTCGTCCGCGACTCCAAGAACCGAGACGGCGGAGCGCTGACCTTCACCCCCGCGAGCTGGCGCGGCTTCGTCGACCTGGCGAAGAAGATCGGCCCGCTCGGCTGA
- a CDS encoding TcmI family type II polyketide cyclase: MVFRNVIVCRMVPGSEDKVGPVFGHYDKATRPQDLGVIGRRLLSHNDLYIHVIERLQDPKISGQTRGLPAFQKIAEEIAPYVTPYPRYWKNPSDSVAKEFYHWAPDGPEPADTKLTVIVGRIKPGAESDVARVFAESDAGSLPRELGVSGRWLYSIDDVYVHLLEQDTSVAEAQRHNHHKPAFAKVMEELSPYISPYRPETWRGHQDSLAKEFYRWRAED, from the coding sequence ATGGTCTTCCGCAACGTGATCGTCTGCCGCATGGTCCCCGGCAGTGAGGACAAGGTCGGCCCGGTCTTCGGGCACTACGACAAGGCCACCCGGCCGCAGGACCTGGGCGTCATCGGGCGGCGCCTGCTGTCGCACAACGACCTCTACATCCACGTCATCGAGCGCCTGCAGGACCCCAAGATCTCGGGCCAGACCCGCGGGCTGCCCGCGTTCCAGAAGATCGCCGAGGAGATCGCGCCGTACGTGACCCCGTACCCGAGGTACTGGAAGAACCCGTCGGACTCGGTGGCGAAGGAGTTCTACCACTGGGCGCCGGACGGGCCGGAGCCCGCCGACACGAAGCTGACCGTGATCGTGGGCCGGATCAAGCCGGGCGCGGAGTCCGACGTGGCGCGCGTCTTCGCCGAGTCCGACGCCGGGTCGCTGCCGAGGGAGCTGGGCGTGAGCGGGCGCTGGCTGTACTCGATCGACGACGTGTACGTCCACCTGCTGGAGCAGGACACCTCCGTCGCCGAGGCCCAACGGCACAACCATCACAAGCCGGCGTTCGCCAAGGTCATGGAGGAGCTGAGCCCGTACATCAGCCCGTACCGGCCGGAGACCTGGCGCGGGCACCAGGACTCGCTGGCGAAGGAGTTCTACCGCTGGCGCGCCGAGGACTGA